One Streptomyces drozdowiczii DNA segment encodes these proteins:
- a CDS encoding bifunctional 3-(3-hydroxy-phenyl)propionate/3-hydroxycinnamic acid hydroxylase encodes MQHTLGRSDVLVVGAGPVGLTTALFLARDGWRVTVLEQWPTPYPLPRAVHFDDEAARLLADAGIGDRLGALSEPADTYEWRNASGTPLLTFDWSGPGPSGWPRASMTYQPDLERALAEAVEARPEVTVLRGYEAVALVQGDGDVTVTARDTEGRQHEVTAAWVVGADGAHSFVRGHMPTRMTDLGFFYDWLIVDVRPHVPRVWDPVNLQICDPERPTTVVSGGPGRRRWEFMRMAGETVAELDTEATAWRLLEPFGMTPDTCALERHAVYTFQARWADVWRSGRLLLAGDAAHLMPPFAGQGMCSGIRDAANLTFKLDLVLRGAAAPELLDTYGTERAAHVQHAIGMSVELGKVICVTDPEQAAERDAYLTGHGADPDRALPPLPPAVLTDGLVARSGSGAAGVQSRQARIAYRGRTGLLNEVTGRGFVVACLTDPRTVLSARQLAFLDGIGARLLHLVSSPADGEAEVAAVDVDGFYLPHLAEEGQAAVVIRPDHYLFGTAATPDGLAGLVDDLAEQLAPAPVVTAGGAR; translated from the coding sequence ATGCAGCACACACTCGGCCGCAGCGACGTCCTGGTCGTCGGAGCCGGCCCGGTCGGCCTGACCACCGCCCTGTTCCTGGCCCGGGACGGATGGCGGGTCACCGTCCTCGAACAGTGGCCCACCCCCTATCCCCTGCCGCGCGCCGTCCACTTCGACGACGAGGCGGCCCGGCTGCTCGCCGACGCCGGCATCGGCGACCGGCTGGGCGCGCTCTCCGAACCGGCCGACACCTACGAGTGGCGCAACGCCTCGGGCACCCCGCTGCTCACCTTCGACTGGTCGGGCCCCGGCCCGTCCGGCTGGCCGCGCGCCTCCATGACGTACCAGCCCGACCTGGAACGGGCGCTGGCCGAGGCCGTCGAGGCCCGCCCGGAGGTGACGGTCCTGCGCGGGTACGAGGCCGTGGCCCTGGTCCAGGGCGACGGGGACGTCACCGTGACCGCGCGGGACACCGAGGGCCGGCAGCACGAGGTCACCGCCGCCTGGGTCGTGGGCGCGGACGGCGCCCACAGCTTCGTACGCGGCCACATGCCGACCCGGATGACGGACCTCGGGTTCTTCTACGACTGGCTCATCGTGGACGTACGCCCGCACGTCCCACGCGTCTGGGACCCGGTCAACCTCCAGATATGCGATCCGGAGCGGCCGACGACCGTGGTGTCCGGCGGGCCGGGCCGGCGGCGCTGGGAGTTCATGCGCATGGCCGGCGAGACGGTGGCCGAGCTCGACACCGAGGCCACCGCCTGGCGGCTGCTCGAACCCTTCGGGATGACCCCGGACACCTGCGCGCTGGAACGGCACGCCGTCTACACCTTCCAGGCCCGGTGGGCGGACGTCTGGCGGTCCGGGCGGCTGCTGCTCGCCGGGGACGCGGCCCATCTGATGCCGCCGTTCGCGGGGCAGGGCATGTGCTCCGGCATCCGGGACGCCGCCAATCTCACCTTCAAGCTCGACCTGGTCCTGCGCGGCGCCGCCGCCCCGGAGCTGCTCGACACCTACGGCACCGAGCGCGCGGCCCATGTCCAGCACGCGATCGGGATGTCCGTGGAGCTGGGCAAGGTCATCTGCGTCACGGACCCGGAGCAGGCGGCGGAGCGGGACGCGTACCTCACCGGTCACGGCGCCGATCCGGACAGGGCCCTGCCGCCGCTGCCCCCGGCCGTGCTGACGGACGGTCTGGTGGCCCGGTCCGGGAGCGGGGCCGCCGGGGTGCAGAGCAGGCAGGCCCGCATCGCGTACCGGGGCCGCACCGGCCTGCTCAACGAGGTGACCGGACGCGGCTTCGTCGTCGCGTGCCTCACCGATCCGCGTACGGTGCTGTCGGCGCGGCAGCTGGCCTTCCTCGACGGGATCGGGGCGCGCCTGCTGCACCTGGTGTCCTCACCGGCCGACGGCGAGGCGGAGGTGGCCGCCGTCGACGTGGACGGTTTCTACCTCCCGCATCTCGCCGAGGAGGGGCAGGCGGCCGTCGTGATCCGCCCCGACCACTACCTCTTCGGAACCGCCGCCACTCCGGACGGCCTCGCGGGGCTCGTGGACGACCTCGCGGAGCAGCTGGCCCCGGCGCCCGTCGTCACGGCGGGAGGCGCGCGATGA